CAATGCTCCCCTATGAAGTCCCCTCAACAGGGACTTGGTTCTTTTTATTCCCTGCAATATCTGTAGTACTCATTTGGAAATGAGCTGAGAGCTGCTCAAGGAGCTCTAGATCTTCACATGCTGTGACTATTTAATTAATGCTGAATAAACAATTGagaaagtaaatgaatgaagGCAACTGGATTGTGTGCCAAAGCCCTTGACCATAACATCTCACCTTACTGCCTGTTGGTaagctttctattcttttttgtttgtttgttttttctttttttttttttaaagattttatttatttatttgacagagagaaatcacaagtagacagagaggcaggcagagagaaagagagagggaagcaggctccctgttgagcagagagcccgatgcgggactcaatccaggaccctgagatcatgacctgagccgaaggcagcggcttaacccactgagccacccaggcgccctgttttttcttttttatttcttttttttaatttaagctttCTAGTATTCATTGTGTAGAGTAGCAACCTTTCTTCTTACCATGTCTCAGATTAACACACAGTtggttttgttgtcattgttttcatttataaagtcTTATTGTTCTGGGGGAAGCAACTAACCTGTGCATCATCTGAGCTGAAGTGAATGTATCAGGTACATTGTGATCCAGATGGGAAGCTTCAAATGTGGATAGAGGTGCAACTGAGGCTTTGGTgtggacaccaaaagaaaaagtcacaaaGAGCAAGTGATAAAAAGAGAGTCCCGACCAATCCCACTTTCTTCATTACCCAACTTTGTGACTTTTGGCAAATGACTAAAAAATCTGGGCTGCATTTGAAAAAAGTGGGTGATAAATGTTTCAAACCTCATCTTGCTATGGGTGTCAAACATGATAGAAGTAACTTGGTCCACAATTTGCTTTCAATAAAAGTTCTGTGATTACAATTATGCAGAAGAAAAGGCATCTCAACAAATATCATTAAAGTTTACCTCCCTTTTTCTTGATGATGTTCCCCAGAATGTGATTTCATTTGTCCCTTGCTGTGTTGACTTAGGGCTGCTACAATAGGAAAGAGAAGTCCAGCTGACCTGGGAGCTGGAGTTTCACATCACCTGCTCCAAAAATGTCCTACTTCAGAGAAACAGTATGTCATCCCATAGACCTTGAACTAGACAGAAGTTAGGACACAGACTGTATTACCACTAACCCAGCTGGTAAGAAGACTACAAGATGTCTTCAGACAGAAGAATGGAAGATTAAAGGTGAGGGGTTCCCCTCTTCTTAAGAACACCAAGTCTCTAGTGATCTGAATTAGTACCTCCAAGTTTAGGTCAGGAGAGCAAGTTTTGTCTTCAAGGGGAAGTCATGGGGGAACAAAAAAGTTGTCACAGTGAGAGCTTATTGAGGGCTTCTGAATGACAGGGCTCAACCCAGATGCCAAAGGAGTGGCCAGTCGTCATGGTGCCTTCTAGAGAAGCTCCGGAAGCCCCCTCAGACAGAGACTGACTGAGTCTTGCAGGGTGACATGAGAAAGACCCAAAATTGAATGCTACCCTTGATTGACTAGGTTCACATGTCTTAGATTGCAGACACCTCACAGATTTatcccctcttcctcccagacCCTAATACCCCTCTACCCTCTCAATAGTTCCCTCTTTCACACTTTGTACTGCTAGGGGAATCTTTAGACCTTTTATATATGCCAGCCAGGCACATGAACACTTTTATTAACCTTAGGATGAGCCTGATAAAACCAAAGCACTAAAATTTATTCTCTGACTTCCAACTTGTTCTGAGTTCTTTCCTACAGTGATTCATTTTCTTgtctcatctgaaaaaaaaaatgaactttaaaataaattctacagATGTATGTATTAGGTAAATCTCATCTCTTCACAAGTGTCTTCCCCAAAGGACCCATATGGACCCTttggatttgtctttttctgtcttaatTTAGCACAACTAAattgggggctgcctgggtggctcagtgggttaaagcttctgcccttgactcaggttgtggtcccagggtcctgggatggagctccatgtcaggctttctgcaaagcagggagtctgcctcccttcctatctctctgcctctccacctacttgtggtctctgtctatcaaataaataagtaaaatctaaaaaaaaaaaaaaaaaaagactactaaaTTATAAGTAAAAGGCCCAGGAATCCTGAAAAGGTCATGACTTCTTGAGGAGGGGAAAGTTGTGTAACACCAGTATCAGCCACATCTCGTTGATGAGATGAGAAAGATGGAGTATTTTCTTACTGTCCATGTTCTTTATAAGAATACATGGGATTTGGTGGCAAGAAAGTAAGCAGCCTAGGTCTTGCTAGTGTTAATTCTGCACTGGGAACATGTATGAAAACCTAAGGAACAAAAATTGTTAAATGCAATGTGGCCATACAAGAGGGTCAAGAGTGCTTTCCCTTTGAATATTTCACATATGTATTATGCATGAAGTAGCACAATCATtcactttctccctttctgattcaTTTCTACCCTCCTGCAGACCTCAGCTGAGCAGTGGGGTAGCAAGAAGTAGTTGGGAAATTGTGGGCTAGTAGTGCTCTCCTCTTTACATCTGTGCTCTCAACTCTCTGGAGTGAGCCTTCAGAGTAATAAGGAATTTGAAGGCAACCTCTTCCATGTATACCTGTTACACCATAAAATATCTATCCTACACCACTGatggggaagaaatggaaaaatctcaaTTATAGTAAGAGCAGGATTCTTATATTTGAGGCTTGAAGCAGGTATTGTTGATTTTTCTGGCCCCATTTCACAAGTCTGATGTGGAAATTTGGGTGAAAGCGAAGCACGTTATACCTCCAGCTTGTCTAATTGAAGTCATCTTTGCTTTCCAGTCTCATTCCTAGCTCAGCTTTACTCTCTCATACCTCCTGTCCCTCACTGTTTCCTGTTCACAGGTCTCTCATCCCATCTAATGTTTGTAAAGCGTTAGAAAGATAAATCCTAACTTTGTTCCCTTCCCTCTGTTCCCCTGTAGTATCTGAAAATATGACATCCTGTAACATTTTCCAGTCCTTTttcaacttccttccttcctgctgtaGTGTTCCAGTACACTCTAAATTATTCACTTAGATATGTGCCCATAGTTGTGGATTGCCCTTACTCTGGCAAGGAGGGTATTGATCTGATGACTGGAGAAAATCATTCATGAAAAGCCAGTGAACAACAGTTATCTTGATTGTTACCAAATGTTTATTATCTGAGTAAATGGAGCAAATGTAAACTACTTCATAACACATGGAAATTAATGAAAACCATGGAATGTATTTTATATCATGATTTCAGcaaaatagccaaaagaatgCAGAAAGAGGTCATGGTTAAATCCCCTTTTCATGGCAGCAGAGTATCAATATGGAGCAATGCTTTTGTCCAATGGACAGACATTCTCTCCACTTTAGGAAAGATCTGGCCTTGTTGGTGGATGGAAGAGGACCCCACCTACAGAACACAAGGCCTCAGgcccatttttgtttgtttgtttgtttgggcaTTCTGAGCCATCTCTGTGTCATTTTCTGAGGCTTAAGCTCTCTAAAGTCTTATTCAAGAGAATTTTAGCATCATCAGCCACTGTATTGATGAATTTCAAATGTAGAAAGTaggttttaaaaaactggaagatGGTGGATGGCAGGCCTCCATTTACTGAGCAATAGCATTCAGCACATTTCATGGCCTTATCTCCTATGTTGTTATCCTGCATAAGGAACCGGAAATTCAAGGATTTGGTGAAACTCCTGATATCCTCCAAAGACATGCTCAGCTTCTCTGCAATCCCTTTGAGTGACTTCTCATCCAAACCAAAATGACTCTGGTAATGTTTCAGGCACTTTTCCTGCTGGGGAAAATCAAAGCCGTTAAAGCAGGCCATGAAGGGGATGAAGCTCAAAGCAGATGATTTCAGGGCATCCAGCCAGATCTTCTCCTTGAGCAAAGCTCTCTTCATCTCAATGGAAGCATCAGACAAATTGGGCAACAGAAGTGCAAAGGTGTAGCGCTTATGAACAGGGAGCTCCTTCAGCAGGGTCTCTTCCAGtgttgggaaatcaaagtcatcCAGATCAAAGTTGGAGACCAAGAAGACGCATGGCTCAGGCACTCCAATGTGGCTGAGGTTAGCCAGGCAGTTGTCTCGTATCTGCTGAAGCACTCTCTCCCTTTTGAAAGATGTGggtttgcatttctcttcatTATATAAATCATTGTCCACCTTGGTTCTAACAAAGTAGAACTTCTTGCCTATCTTTTTGATACTTTTGGCCAGCGAAGCATCATTGAGGCTAAACCGAGAGGaagaaataatgataaagaaGTCATAGGTAGCAAATTCCACCCTTTCTAGATATTCATGTGGTTGGAAATTGGGGGTTCCCGTTCCAGGCAGGTCCCAGAAGGTCACGTTGGGATATTTGGGATG
This genomic interval from Neovison vison isolate M4711 chromosome 1, ASM_NN_V1, whole genome shotgun sequence contains the following:
- the LOC122900748 gene encoding T-cell-specific guanine nucleotide triphosphate-binding protein 2-like — encoded protein: MDQFLHDFLVGKNFQQLATNFVPHYTTLISKVGGILSQENLGRIQATLKEAKLKDVADIIEESLVAAENAPLDVAVIGESGTGKSSFINALRGLSYEEEGSASVGVVETTKKRMPYQHPKYPNVTFWDLPGTGTPNFQPHEYLERVEFATYDFFIIISSSRFSLNDASLAKSIKKIGKKFYFVRTKVDNDLYNEEKCKPTSFKRERVLQQIRDNCLANLSHIGVPEPCVFLVSNFDLDDFDFPTLEETLLKELPVHKRYTFALLLPNLSDASIEMKRALLKEKIWLDALKSSALSFIPFMACFNGFDFPQQEKCLKHYQSHFGLDEKSLKGIAEKLSMSLEDIRSFTKSLNFRFLMQDNNIGDKAMKCAECYCSVNGGLPSTIFQFFKTYFLHLKFINTVADDAKILLNKTLESLSLRK